AAAAAAAAGAAGTGAAAAAATTAAGTAGATAGATTCAAGCTTAACGTGGAGGTGGTTAGCAGTAAGTGTCGACGGGGCAAGGCGGTAATCATAGCACGTTTAATACAAAAAAATATAAAGTTACTAGGGGGATAAAGTATATGGAAGATTATAAAGTAATTAAAGTAGAAAAGAGTATATATGAAAATAATAATGAAGAAGCGGATAAGGTGAGAAAAAAGTTAAAAGAAGAGAAAACTTTTTTATTAAACTTAATGTCCTCTCCTGGATCGGGTAAGACAACCACTGTTATAAGAACTATTGAGGCACTTAAGGATAAGATGGAAGTTGGAGTAATTGAAGCGGATATAGATTCTTATGTAGATGCTGAAAAGGTTCATCAGGCGGGAGCGAAGGCTATTCAGCTACAAACTGCTGGCATGTGTCATATTGACGCTATAATTTCTCGTGATGGCTTAGATAGCATAGGAAGCAAGGATTTAGATTTTGTTATCATAGAAAATATAGGGAATTTAGTTTGCCCAGCTTCTTATGATTTAGGAGCGGTTAAAAATGCAATGATACTAAGCGTGCCAGAAGGGGATGACAAGCCGCTTAAATATCCAAAGATGTTTGCTAATGTGGATGTACTTATAATTAACAAGATTGATACTATGGAGTTTTTTGACTTTGATATAGAAGCAGTTAAAAAGAAAGTAACGGAAATGAATCCTAACATTGTGGTATTTGAAATTTCTGCAAAAACAGGACAGGGTATTGATAAATGGGCAAATTGGTTAAAAGACAATATAAATCAGTGGAATGCTTAAAAATGCTTAAAACATGCTGAGGATGTGTATCCCTCAGCATGTTTTTTATCGAATTAAACTGGCTGTACCCTTATATAAAAGTTTCACTTTATTTGGAATTATAACAC
This genomic interval from Proteinivorax tanatarense contains the following:
- the hypB gene encoding hydrogenase nickel incorporation protein HypB; translation: MEDYKVIKVEKSIYENNNEEADKVRKKLKEEKTFLLNLMSSPGSGKTTTVIRTIEALKDKMEVGVIEADIDSYVDAEKVHQAGAKAIQLQTAGMCHIDAIISRDGLDSIGSKDLDFVIIENIGNLVCPASYDLGAVKNAMILSVPEGDDKPLKYPKMFANVDVLIINKIDTMEFFDFDIEAVKKKVTEMNPNIVVFEISAKTGQGIDKWANWLKDNINQWNA